Proteins from a single region of Orcinus orca chromosome 20, mOrcOrc1.1, whole genome shotgun sequence:
- the LOC117197932 gene encoding zinc finger protein OZF-like isoform X1 has protein sequence MPCLRREVRSMSNGQKDCPEFHVPMLSLRYCWGVLWEVPQRPGEAPRAGWHVGNTGHVIFEDVAVSFSQEEWGLLNNAQRLLYCDVMLENLSLIASLGCWHGVEAEEAVSEQCVSVEQVTENRNPKLESSILKPLTSVTSVLAEKDVLYLADNMFTCREVEKAFLGSLGFPQHQPSHDGEHPRRSRQSREVSHPGQGHHKCSECGKAFSKKFKFTEHLRVHTGEKPYECSDCGKFFRHSSSLIHHRKVHTGERPYECCNCGKVFAHKYKLFEHQRIHTGKRPYECNECGKAFLRKDSLVQHQKIHTGENPHKCGECGKCFLYKNNLLVHQRIHSGERPYGCSKCGKSFVFKKRLLYHQRIHTGERPYMCSECGKAYVYKGSLIVHKRIHTLEKAYGCNKCGKFFTSSFALNRHENVHTAQRCYECSECGKALNGKVKLAEHQRIHTGERPYKCNECEKAFMRKYTLVQHQKVHTGVKPFKCSECGKPFTYKTSLVVHQRIHTGERPYMCSECGEVFVYRRSLVVHQRIHTREKPYECSSL, from the exons ATGCCATGTCTGAGACGGGAAGTCAGAAGTATGAGTAATGGACAGAAGGACTGTCCAGAGTTCCATGTTCCCATGCTGAGTCTGAGATATTGCTGGGGTGTCTTGTGGGAGGTCCCGCAGAGGCCTGGGGAAGCACCACGTGCTGGGTGGCATGTGGGGAACACG GGCCATGTGATCTTTGAGGATGTGGCTGTGTCCTTCTCCCAGGAGGAGTGGGGTCTCCTTAACAATGCTCAGAGACTCCTGTACTGTGACGTGATGCTGGAGAACCTGTCACTTATAGCCTCCCTGG gtTGTTGGCATGGAGTAGAAGCTGAGGAGGCCGTTTCTGAACAATGTGTTTCTGTAGAACAAGTGACAGAAAACAGGAATCCAAAGCTGGAGTCATCTATCCTGAAGCCTCTTACTTCTGTTACGAGTGTCCTGGCAGAGAAAGATGTTTTGTACTTGGCTGACAATATGTTCACGTGCAGAGAGGTTGAGAAGGCTTTCCTAGGCAGCTTGGGCTTTCCCCAGCACCAGCCCTCCCATGATGGAGAGCATCCACGTAGAAGCAGGCAGAGCAGGGAGGTCTCTCACCCTGGGCAAGGGCATCACAAGTGCAGCGAATGTGGTAAAGCCTTCAGTAAAAAGTTTAAATTCACGGAGCACCTgagagttcacactggagaaaaaccTTATGAGTGCAGTGACTGCGGGAAGTTCTTTAGACACAGCTCCAGTCTTATTCATCATCGGAAAgttcacacaggagaaaggccttatgaatGCTGTAATTGTGGGAAAGTCTTTGCCCACAAATATAAACTTTTTGAGCACCAGAGAATCCACACTGGAAAAAGACCATATGagtgtaatgaatgtgggaaagccttcctTCGCAAGGATTCACTTGTTCAGCACCAAAAAATCCACACTGGAGAAAATCCTCATAAGTGCGGTGAATGTGGAAAGTGCTTCCTGTACAAAAATAACCTTCTTGTGCACCAGAGGATCCAcagtggagaaaggccttatgggTGTAGCAAATGTGGAAAGTCCTTTGTCTTCAAAAAAAGGCTTCTTTATCACCAGCGAatccacactggagaaaggccttacatgtgcagtgaatgtgggaaggccTATGTCTACAAAGGAAGTCTTATTGTGCATAAGAGAATTCACACTTTAGAGAAGGCTTATGGGTGTAACAAATGTGGGAAATTCTTTACAAGCAGTTTTGCCCTCAATAGACATGAGAATGTTCACACTGCACAAAGGTGTTATGAGTGCAGCGAATGTGGGAAAGCTCTCAACGGCAAAGTTAAACTTGCTGAGCACCAGAGAATCCATACTGGAGAAAGACCCTATAAGTGTAATGAATGTGAGAAAGCCTTCATGCGCAAGTATACACTTGTTCAGCACCAAAAAGTCCACACTGGAGTAAAGCCTTTtaaatgcagtgaatgtgggaagcCCTTCACTTACAAAACAAGTCTTGTTGTCCACCAGAGAatccacactggagaaaggccttatatgtgcagtgaatgtggggAAGTCTTTGTCTACAGAAGAAGTCTTGTTGTCCATCAGAGAATCCACACTAGAGAAAAGCCTTATGAATGTAGTTCTTTGTAA
- the LOC117197932 gene encoding zinc finger protein 549-like isoform X2: MSTNAVQDRAQSPWLCFSLAESFPGKKESSSFWIPLLFQVPMVAAAFMAPGQGHVIFEDVAVSFSQEEWGLLNNAQRLLYCDVMLENLSLIASLGCWHGVEAEEAVSEQCVSVEQVTENRNPKLESSILKPLTSVTSVLAEKDVLYLADNMFTCREVEKAFLGSLGFPQHQPSHDGEHPRRSRQSREVSHPGQGHHKCSECGKAFSKKFKFTEHLRVHTGEKPYECSDCGKFFRHSSSLIHHRKVHTGERPYECCNCGKVFAHKYKLFEHQRIHTGKRPYECNECGKAFLRKDSLVQHQKIHTGENPHKCGECGKCFLYKNNLLVHQRIHSGERPYGCSKCGKSFVFKKRLLYHQRIHTGERPYMCSECGKAYVYKGSLIVHKRIHTLEKAYGCNKCGKFFTSSFALNRHENVHTAQRCYECSECGKALNGKVKLAEHQRIHTGERPYKCNECEKAFMRKYTLVQHQKVHTGVKPFKCSECGKPFTYKTSLVVHQRIHTGERPYMCSECGEVFVYRRSLVVHQRIHTREKPYECSSL; this comes from the exons ATGTCAACCAACGCGGTGCAGGACCGGGCCCAG agtccatggctttgcttttcattggctgagtcctttcCAGGAAAGAAGGAGTCTTCATCCTTTTGGATTCCGTTATTGTTTCAG GTTCCCATGGTAGCAGCAGCATTTATGGCCCCTGGACAG GGCCATGTGATCTTTGAGGATGTGGCTGTGTCCTTCTCCCAGGAGGAGTGGGGTCTCCTTAACAATGCTCAGAGACTCCTGTACTGTGACGTGATGCTGGAGAACCTGTCACTTATAGCCTCCCTGG gtTGTTGGCATGGAGTAGAAGCTGAGGAGGCCGTTTCTGAACAATGTGTTTCTGTAGAACAAGTGACAGAAAACAGGAATCCAAAGCTGGAGTCATCTATCCTGAAGCCTCTTACTTCTGTTACGAGTGTCCTGGCAGAGAAAGATGTTTTGTACTTGGCTGACAATATGTTCACGTGCAGAGAGGTTGAGAAGGCTTTCCTAGGCAGCTTGGGCTTTCCCCAGCACCAGCCCTCCCATGATGGAGAGCATCCACGTAGAAGCAGGCAGAGCAGGGAGGTCTCTCACCCTGGGCAAGGGCATCACAAGTGCAGCGAATGTGGTAAAGCCTTCAGTAAAAAGTTTAAATTCACGGAGCACCTgagagttcacactggagaaaaaccTTATGAGTGCAGTGACTGCGGGAAGTTCTTTAGACACAGCTCCAGTCTTATTCATCATCGGAAAgttcacacaggagaaaggccttatgaatGCTGTAATTGTGGGAAAGTCTTTGCCCACAAATATAAACTTTTTGAGCACCAGAGAATCCACACTGGAAAAAGACCATATGagtgtaatgaatgtgggaaagccttcctTCGCAAGGATTCACTTGTTCAGCACCAAAAAATCCACACTGGAGAAAATCCTCATAAGTGCGGTGAATGTGGAAAGTGCTTCCTGTACAAAAATAACCTTCTTGTGCACCAGAGGATCCAcagtggagaaaggccttatgggTGTAGCAAATGTGGAAAGTCCTTTGTCTTCAAAAAAAGGCTTCTTTATCACCAGCGAatccacactggagaaaggccttacatgtgcagtgaatgtgggaaggccTATGTCTACAAAGGAAGTCTTATTGTGCATAAGAGAATTCACACTTTAGAGAAGGCTTATGGGTGTAACAAATGTGGGAAATTCTTTACAAGCAGTTTTGCCCTCAATAGACATGAGAATGTTCACACTGCACAAAGGTGTTATGAGTGCAGCGAATGTGGGAAAGCTCTCAACGGCAAAGTTAAACTTGCTGAGCACCAGAGAATCCATACTGGAGAAAGACCCTATAAGTGTAATGAATGTGAGAAAGCCTTCATGCGCAAGTATACACTTGTTCAGCACCAAAAAGTCCACACTGGAGTAAAGCCTTTtaaatgcagtgaatgtgggaagcCCTTCACTTACAAAACAAGTCTTGTTGTCCACCAGAGAatccacactggagaaaggccttatatgtgcagtgaatgtggggAAGTCTTTGTCTACAGAAGAAGTCTTGTTGTCCATCAGAGAATCCACACTAGAGAAAAGCCTTATGAATGTAGTTCTTTGTAA
- the LOC117197932 gene encoding zinc finger protein 549-like isoform X3, which yields MSTNAVQDRAQVPMVAAAFMAPGQGHVIFEDVAVSFSQEEWGLLNNAQRLLYCDVMLENLSLIASLGCWHGVEAEEAVSEQCVSVEQVTENRNPKLESSILKPLTSVTSVLAEKDVLYLADNMFTCREVEKAFLGSLGFPQHQPSHDGEHPRRSRQSREVSHPGQGHHKCSECGKAFSKKFKFTEHLRVHTGEKPYECSDCGKFFRHSSSLIHHRKVHTGERPYECCNCGKVFAHKYKLFEHQRIHTGKRPYECNECGKAFLRKDSLVQHQKIHTGENPHKCGECGKCFLYKNNLLVHQRIHSGERPYGCSKCGKSFVFKKRLLYHQRIHTGERPYMCSECGKAYVYKGSLIVHKRIHTLEKAYGCNKCGKFFTSSFALNRHENVHTAQRCYECSECGKALNGKVKLAEHQRIHTGERPYKCNECEKAFMRKYTLVQHQKVHTGVKPFKCSECGKPFTYKTSLVVHQRIHTGERPYMCSECGEVFVYRRSLVVHQRIHTREKPYECSSL from the exons ATGTCAACCAACGCGGTGCAGGACCGGGCCCAG GTTCCCATGGTAGCAGCAGCATTTATGGCCCCTGGACAG GGCCATGTGATCTTTGAGGATGTGGCTGTGTCCTTCTCCCAGGAGGAGTGGGGTCTCCTTAACAATGCTCAGAGACTCCTGTACTGTGACGTGATGCTGGAGAACCTGTCACTTATAGCCTCCCTGG gtTGTTGGCATGGAGTAGAAGCTGAGGAGGCCGTTTCTGAACAATGTGTTTCTGTAGAACAAGTGACAGAAAACAGGAATCCAAAGCTGGAGTCATCTATCCTGAAGCCTCTTACTTCTGTTACGAGTGTCCTGGCAGAGAAAGATGTTTTGTACTTGGCTGACAATATGTTCACGTGCAGAGAGGTTGAGAAGGCTTTCCTAGGCAGCTTGGGCTTTCCCCAGCACCAGCCCTCCCATGATGGAGAGCATCCACGTAGAAGCAGGCAGAGCAGGGAGGTCTCTCACCCTGGGCAAGGGCATCACAAGTGCAGCGAATGTGGTAAAGCCTTCAGTAAAAAGTTTAAATTCACGGAGCACCTgagagttcacactggagaaaaaccTTATGAGTGCAGTGACTGCGGGAAGTTCTTTAGACACAGCTCCAGTCTTATTCATCATCGGAAAgttcacacaggagaaaggccttatgaatGCTGTAATTGTGGGAAAGTCTTTGCCCACAAATATAAACTTTTTGAGCACCAGAGAATCCACACTGGAAAAAGACCATATGagtgtaatgaatgtgggaaagccttcctTCGCAAGGATTCACTTGTTCAGCACCAAAAAATCCACACTGGAGAAAATCCTCATAAGTGCGGTGAATGTGGAAAGTGCTTCCTGTACAAAAATAACCTTCTTGTGCACCAGAGGATCCAcagtggagaaaggccttatgggTGTAGCAAATGTGGAAAGTCCTTTGTCTTCAAAAAAAGGCTTCTTTATCACCAGCGAatccacactggagaaaggccttacatgtgcagtgaatgtgggaaggccTATGTCTACAAAGGAAGTCTTATTGTGCATAAGAGAATTCACACTTTAGAGAAGGCTTATGGGTGTAACAAATGTGGGAAATTCTTTACAAGCAGTTTTGCCCTCAATAGACATGAGAATGTTCACACTGCACAAAGGTGTTATGAGTGCAGCGAATGTGGGAAAGCTCTCAACGGCAAAGTTAAACTTGCTGAGCACCAGAGAATCCATACTGGAGAAAGACCCTATAAGTGTAATGAATGTGAGAAAGCCTTCATGCGCAAGTATACACTTGTTCAGCACCAAAAAGTCCACACTGGAGTAAAGCCTTTtaaatgcagtgaatgtgggaagcCCTTCACTTACAAAACAAGTCTTGTTGTCCACCAGAGAatccacactggagaaaggccttatatgtgcagtgaatgtggggAAGTCTTTGTCTACAGAAGAAGTCTTGTTGTCCATCAGAGAATCCACACTAGAGAAAAGCCTTATGAATGTAGTTCTTTGTAA
- the LOC117197932 gene encoding zinc finger protein 549-like isoform X4 yields the protein MLENLSLIASLGCWHGVEAEEAVSEQCVSVEQVTENRNPKLESSILKPLTSVTSVLAEKDVLYLADNMFTCREVEKAFLGSLGFPQHQPSHDGEHPRRSRQSREVSHPGQGHHKCSECGKAFSKKFKFTEHLRVHTGEKPYECSDCGKFFRHSSSLIHHRKVHTGERPYECCNCGKVFAHKYKLFEHQRIHTGKRPYECNECGKAFLRKDSLVQHQKIHTGENPHKCGECGKCFLYKNNLLVHQRIHSGERPYGCSKCGKSFVFKKRLLYHQRIHTGERPYMCSECGKAYVYKGSLIVHKRIHTLEKAYGCNKCGKFFTSSFALNRHENVHTAQRCYECSECGKALNGKVKLAEHQRIHTGERPYKCNECEKAFMRKYTLVQHQKVHTGVKPFKCSECGKPFTYKTSLVVHQRIHTGERPYMCSECGEVFVYRRSLVVHQRIHTREKPYECSSL from the exons ATGCTGGAGAACCTGTCACTTATAGCCTCCCTGG gtTGTTGGCATGGAGTAGAAGCTGAGGAGGCCGTTTCTGAACAATGTGTTTCTGTAGAACAAGTGACAGAAAACAGGAATCCAAAGCTGGAGTCATCTATCCTGAAGCCTCTTACTTCTGTTACGAGTGTCCTGGCAGAGAAAGATGTTTTGTACTTGGCTGACAATATGTTCACGTGCAGAGAGGTTGAGAAGGCTTTCCTAGGCAGCTTGGGCTTTCCCCAGCACCAGCCCTCCCATGATGGAGAGCATCCACGTAGAAGCAGGCAGAGCAGGGAGGTCTCTCACCCTGGGCAAGGGCATCACAAGTGCAGCGAATGTGGTAAAGCCTTCAGTAAAAAGTTTAAATTCACGGAGCACCTgagagttcacactggagaaaaaccTTATGAGTGCAGTGACTGCGGGAAGTTCTTTAGACACAGCTCCAGTCTTATTCATCATCGGAAAgttcacacaggagaaaggccttatgaatGCTGTAATTGTGGGAAAGTCTTTGCCCACAAATATAAACTTTTTGAGCACCAGAGAATCCACACTGGAAAAAGACCATATGagtgtaatgaatgtgggaaagccttcctTCGCAAGGATTCACTTGTTCAGCACCAAAAAATCCACACTGGAGAAAATCCTCATAAGTGCGGTGAATGTGGAAAGTGCTTCCTGTACAAAAATAACCTTCTTGTGCACCAGAGGATCCAcagtggagaaaggccttatgggTGTAGCAAATGTGGAAAGTCCTTTGTCTTCAAAAAAAGGCTTCTTTATCACCAGCGAatccacactggagaaaggccttacatgtgcagtgaatgtgggaaggccTATGTCTACAAAGGAAGTCTTATTGTGCATAAGAGAATTCACACTTTAGAGAAGGCTTATGGGTGTAACAAATGTGGGAAATTCTTTACAAGCAGTTTTGCCCTCAATAGACATGAGAATGTTCACACTGCACAAAGGTGTTATGAGTGCAGCGAATGTGGGAAAGCTCTCAACGGCAAAGTTAAACTTGCTGAGCACCAGAGAATCCATACTGGAGAAAGACCCTATAAGTGTAATGAATGTGAGAAAGCCTTCATGCGCAAGTATACACTTGTTCAGCACCAAAAAGTCCACACTGGAGTAAAGCCTTTtaaatgcagtgaatgtgggaagcCCTTCACTTACAAAACAAGTCTTGTTGTCCACCAGAGAatccacactggagaaaggccttatatgtgcagtgaatgtggggAAGTCTTTGTCTACAGAAGAAGTCTTGTTGTCCATCAGAGAATCCACACTAGAGAAAAGCCTTATGAATGTAGTTCTTTGTAA